The DNA segment AGCGAAATTGAAACCATGGCAAAACAAGCAGGAAACCCGCCCGTGCGCATCGTATACGGCGGAGACGCCTTCATCAACGAACAAACCACGCGCGACCTATGCCACAAGGCACTCACCGTACGGCCGGACGCCGAACTCATCGAACTCGACGCAACAACCACCGACCAATACGCCTTCAACGAAGCAGTCAGCCCATCACTCCTATCCGACACCGCAATCGTACATATCGCCAATCTGCAGAACGCCGACGACAAACTCGGCGAAGCCATAACCACCTACTGCAAACAAGCCTGCAAAGACCCCGGCAACTCCAGCATCATCATCTGCCAACACGAAGGCGGCAACAAAGGCAAACGACTCATCGACCAACTCACCCGAGCCGGAGCCGGCAAAGAAGACATACCAGACCTCAAAAAACCCGAAGCCAAACTCAACTTCGTCCTCGCCCAATTCGAACGACACAACCGACGCGTCGAACCCGCAGCCGCACAACAACTCGTCGACGTCCTCGGCGAACGCACCGGCGAAC comes from the Bifidobacterium angulatum DSM 20098 = JCM 7096 genome and includes:
- the holA gene encoding DNA polymerase III subunit delta; amino-acid sequence: MAKQAGNPPVRIVYGGDAFINEQTTRDLCHKALTVRPDAELIELDATTTDQYAFNEAVSPSLLSDTAIVHIANLQNADDKLGEAITTYCKQACKDPGNSSIIICQHEGGNKGKRLIDQLTRAGAGKEDIPDLKKPEAKLNFVLAQFERHNRRVEPAAAQQLVDVLGERTGELAAMCNQLCFDFDDNPIGINRVNQYLTSNAQVTGFTLADTALAGHTADAIVMMRSAIEQGASPIALIGALASKLRGVAKAAAVKSGTISTAEAGMPSWMLKRVRLGGWTSAGLSTCVQMLAWADEQSKTNGGDPVYALERSIECIANKGREQQ